From the genome of Papaver somniferum cultivar HN1 chromosome 2, ASM357369v1, whole genome shotgun sequence, one region includes:
- the LOC113350538 gene encoding cytokinin riboside 5'-monophosphate phosphoribohydrolase LOG8-like — translation MDDGGIESNKFKTICVFCGSNPGNRQVFSDAAVDLGAQMVERKINLVYGGGSVGLMGSISRKVFEGGCHVLGVIPRALMPLEISGPTVGEVRVVPDMHERKAVMAKESDAFIALPGGYGTMEETLEMITWYQLGIHTKPVGLLNVDGYYDTLLALFDNGVKEGFIKPAARGIVVSASTAKELLTKMEQQIQFSDHIAPHESWK, via the exons ATGGATGATGGTGGTATTGAGAGTAATAAGTTTAAGACAATTTGTGTCTTCTGTGGAAGTAATCCTGGGAATAGACAGGTCTTTAGTGATGCTGCTGTTGACTTGGGTGCTCAAATG GTCGAGAGGAAGATAAATTTGGTATATGGTGGTGGAAGTGTTGGATTAATGGGTTCGATATCTAGAAAGGTTTTCGAAGGAGGTTGTCATGTTCTTGG GGTCATTCCAAGAGCTCTTATGCCTCTTGAG ATATCTGGACCAACTGTAGGTGAAGTAAGAGTAGTTCCGGACATGCATGAACGTAAAGCAGTAATGGCTAAAGAATCTGATGCGTTTATCGCGCTTCCTG GTGGATATGGAACAATGGAAGAGACATTGGAGATGATAACTTGGTACCAATTAGGAATACATACCAAACCG GTCGGTTTGCTAAATGTTGATGGATATTATGATACTCTTCTGGCGCTGTTTGATAATGGCGTGAAAGAAGGTTTCATCAAACCAGCTGCTAGAGGTATAGTTGTGTCTGCATCGACGGCGAAAGAATTATTGACGAAGATGGAG CAACAAATTCAGTTCTCCGACCATATTGCTCCACATGAAAGCTGGAAATGA